CAGGGTCGCCGGTGCTGCGGAGTGGCCGGGGCGCGTGGGCAGGCGCACCGCGTACCCGGCGTCGCCGATCGGCGTGGTCGGGTCGATCTCGGATCCGACGGCGATCGGGCCGGCAGCGGTGAAGGCGAGGTCGTCGAGCTGCCCGCCGGGGCCCGCCGGGAGGGTCGCCCGTTCCCACGCCCGGCCGCTCCAGCGCAACGCGACCGGCTGCCGGGGCTTGCCGGTGACGTAGCCGACCGCCCAGGTCCCGTACTCGCGCGAGGCTCGCACCTTCTCCAGCCAGATGCTCGTGCCGTCCTTCGCGCGCGGCACCGCGACCCGGGTCCATGCAGTGCCGTCCCAATGGGCGGAGGTATTCTCCGGCCCGACCACCCATACATCGTCCGGAGCGAGCGCGCTGACCGAGCTGTACCAGCCGATGTCCCACGGCGTGCCATCGGGGTTCGCGGGGAGCGTGACTCGGGTCCAGGCGGTGCCGTCCCAGTGGGCCACCAGCGCGCCGTCGTCCGCGGTCCCGACGGCCCACAGATCGTCAGGCGTCCCGGCGATGCCGTACAGGATCCCGCTCGGCAGTGACGAGGAGTCAACGGTGGCCCAGGTGGTGCCGTCCCAGCGAGTGATCCACGGCCGGCTGTACCCGTCCCGGGAGAACTCCCCGGCCGCCCAGGCCTGGCGCGCGCCGGTGACCTGGACGGCGTGCAGCCGCGCGACTGGCGAGTCGCCAGGCACCGGTACGGTGTCCATCACCCATCCGCCGTTCTCCCGGTGGGCGGCCAGCGGCTTCCATCCCTTGCCCACCGGCGGCCTGGAGGCACCGACAAATACGCTCGTCGCACCGGCCGTGCTCACAGCACCTGGCACGGCGATCGGCGCGTCGCCGACGTCGGGGGTGTCGATCCGCCACCCCACCCCGGCGGTCTCCGCCGACCGGGCCCCGGGCCCGTCCGTCTGTGCCTGCGCCGTCGGCCAGCCGACCGACAGCGCCCCGACGACGAGCCCTGCGCACACCACACGGCCCACCGGTCCTGGCTTGCTCACCATGCACGTCTCCTGGATCGTTCCGGACGGACCACCCGCTGCCCATGTCGGCGGGCATCCCCCTCGACGTGGCATTCCGCTCCCGCGCGGCCACCCATCCCCAGGCGGTGGTCCACTCCTCTGATGCCGCGAAGGACCGGAAATGTTGCATCAGCCGGTGGGCTGACACGGTCAGTGCCCACAGGACGCCCAGGCGTGCGGCTTGGCGCCGGCTGCGTCCCGGGAAGTGGTGTACGAGCTGATCGTGCGGCTCCTTATTTTCGTGGTCGATTCAGACACCGCCATCAGGACGTTCCGATCCGTCGCACCGGAGCACCGCAGGACGGGCGTGGCGTTCATGCTGTCCGCGTATGCGTGCTCGAGTCTGTCCGGCAGTGGGGCGGGGCCGAGGCTCCCGCCGCACTGATCTCACTCAAACGCCGCGAGGCCGACGGAACGCGAAGGCCGCGGCCACTCCGCCTATCAGGCCGAAGAGATGCCCCTGCCAGCTGACTCCGGCCGTCGTGGGCAGTACGCCCCACAGGATCGAGCCGTAGACCGCGCCGACGAGAAGACCCACGAGTACGTCACCGGCACGGCGGTCGACAAAGCCGCGGATCAGCAGGTAACCGAAGAGGCCGAAGACGACGCCGGACGCGCCCGCGGTCGCGGAGTGTTCGGGTGCCGTGAGCCAGACGCCAAGGCCGCTGGCGACGATGATCACGGCGACGACGGCGAGGAAGCGGCGGATGCCGGACAGCGCGGCGAGGAAGCCCAGGACCAGCAACGGCACGCTGTTCGCTGCGAGATGGTCGAAGCCGAAGTGCATGAAGGCGGCGGGCACGATGTCACGCAGCTCACCGGCCTCGCGCGGGGTGATGCCGAAGGTGTCAAGGGAGTGCCCGCTTATGGCGTCGATGACCTCGAGCGCCCACAGCAGGGCAACCCAGCCCGCGATCACGACGACCGCGTCCTTGGCCCGCTCGCGACGCGGGGCTGGTGTGGGGCGGGCCACGCCGTGCGGTCCGTACCGAGATCCAGGACCGTAATGCGATTCGTACGCCATGGGAACCCCCTGACTTCCTTCGCCTACTGCTCAACGTCGGAGTGGTTCATCCCGGTTCCCGCCCTGCGCTGTCATCTCCTCGGTGCGGCCGTCGCAGAGCATCGCGTCCCTGATCGTGGCGATGAGCGGCTCGTCGAGCCGGGTCTCGTCCGCCCGCGCAGCACCGTTCCCGATCAGTGCTGCGGCGGACTATGCCTTGGCCGGATGTGGCCGACTCGTAGTGAAGGCCTGTGCGTGGTTGTGGAGCCACTGGCCGAGGGGTCGTGGTTGACATCCCGTCAGCTCGCGGACCGTGTCGGTGATGTGCGCACCTGCGCCGTTGCGGAGCTTGCCGAACATGGTCACGAGGTTCGTCACCAGCCAGTCCGGTGCTCCGGAGGCGGCCAGGACCGCTCGGGCGGTGTCATCGGGTATGTCGACGTAGCTGATTTTTCGGCCCGTGACCGCCGACAGTTCGGCCGCGATGTCGTGGTAGCTCAGCGCCGCCGGGCCGGTCAGCTCGTACGTCCGGCCGTCGTGGCCGTCCTCGGTCAGCAGGACCGCGGCCGTCGCGCCGATGTCCGCCGGATCGATCATCGCGATCCGTGCGTCGCCCGCCGGGGCGAACAGTTGTCCCGTCCCGGCGACCGCGTCGGCCGCGGCCAGCAGGTTCGACATGAGGTAGTTGGAGCGCAGGCGCACACTGGGCACGCCCGAGGTGTGCAGGTGTTGTTCGATGCGGGCGTGCCAGTCCCAGAAGGCCGGCTCCGAGCCGATCTCCACGTGCGGGGAGGACAGTTTGACGATGCGCTTGATCCAGGCGGTCGATGCCGCGTCGATGACCGCGTTCTCGTGGGCGACCTTGTCCGGGCCGTCCGCGGAGGTGAGGAACACCGCGTCGACGCCCCGCAGGGCGCACCGCAGTGACACCGGGTCGGCGAAGTCTCCGTGGGCAAGATCGACGTCGGCGCCGAGGAGTCGCCGTGCCTTGGCCTCGTCGCGAACCAATGCCCGTACCGGCGTTCGCCGGGCGCGGAGCGCGGCCACGACCGTACGGCCGACGTTGCCGGTCGCGCCTGTCACCAGCACTGTCTTCATCGGCGCGTTCATCGCCGCGTTCATCGTTGCTCCTTCGCCGACGGCCTTGACGGTCCTCCGCTCGGACTTGACGGTCGGCCACTCGGCGGGATGTTGTCGTTCAGCCGGAACGCGTTTTCCGGGTCGTGTCGGTCCTTGAGCGCGGTCAGCCGGGCCAGCCGTGGGCCGTAGGCGGCGCGGGTCTCGGCCGGAGTCTCGTCGGAGAGGAAATTGGCGTACACGCCCTCGCTGTGCGGGCGTAGCTTCTCCCACTGCTCGCGTACCCAGGCCCGGTGCCGGTCCGCGGGGCCCGCGGGTGGCGGCCAGGCCGCGACGACGTTCAGCTCGAAGCCCGTCCCGCGCGCACCGACCGCGGTCGCGTCCGGGGCCACGCGGCCGGCCTCGCCGCCCATGCACCAGCCCGACATCTGGGAGAACGGGGAGGTGATGTCGGCGACGCCGGAGACGATGACGTCGATCACGTCGTCGGACAGGGCGGGCAGGCGGTGTGACTTCCAGTAGTAGTGCATGCCGTGCGGGGCGCCGCCGTCGAGCATCGACTGGATGGCCAGGTACGGCACCGGGCGTACGACGTCGGCCAGCGGGGTGCCGAGCCTGCGCACCGGTTCCACGGCGCGCAGGCCCGCGGCGATCTCCCCGCACCACACCAACAGCAGCATCATCACGGGGGTGCCGTACGCCTCGGGAGGCAGGAAGGGCATCGGCGGTGCGAGTCGGGAGCCGATCGTGATGCCCAGTTCGTCGGGGGCCCCGGGGGCGACGTCACGGATGTGGCGCAGGACGTCCCCGGCCTGGTCGATGGGCCAGATGACCGGGCCACCGAGGACCAGTGGGCCAACGGGGTGCAGGCGGTATTCCAGGGCTGTCGCGATCCCGAAGTTCCCGCCGCCGCCCCGCAGTCCCCACATCAGCTCCGCGTCGCTGTCGTCGTCGACATGCAGGCGCTCGCCGTCGGCGGTGACCAGATCGACTGCGTGAAGGTTGTCGACGGTCAGGCCGTGCCTGCGCATGAGATGGCCGAGGCCGCCACCGAGGGTCAGGCCGCCGATGCCGGTGTGGCTGACGATGCCGCCGGTGGTGGCCAGACCATGAGCCTGGCCGGCGCGGTCGAGTTCCGACCACAGGACGCCGCCGGCCGCCCGGGCCGTGCGCGCTGCCGGATCGACGGTGATCGCCTTCATGAGCGACAGATCGATCACGATGCCGTCGTCGCAGACGGCATGCCCGGCGACGGCGTGGCCGCCGCCCCTCACAGAGATGACAAGCCCGTTCTCGCGGGCGTACCGGACGGCGGTGACCACGTCGTCCGCGCCGGCGCACCGGGCGATCAGCGCCGGCCGTCGGTCGATCGCGCCGTTCCATACGCGCCGTGCCTGGTCGTAGCCCTCCTCGCCGGGCCGGAGCAGCGCACCGCGGAAGGTGATCCGCAGTTGTTGGTATGCGGTTCGCTCTTTCATGGCGTACCTCCTTTCCGGATGTTCAGGAGCTCGGTGCGCCCGCCCCCACCGGGACCCCGGATTCGGCCACCGCGCCGATGAGCCGCGCCGCGTTGTCAGGAGCGAAGAAGGAGTGCGGGGGCATCGTCCCGGCGATCACGCTCGCGAACCGGTCCATGGCGTCACGGTCGCCGTGCGCAGACGCCAGCAGCCGGGCCGTCTCCTCGGGTGGGGGTGCCAGGACGGCCAGCTGGGTGGTGAACTCGTACATCTCCGAGACCTGCGCGTCGCGTGCCGCCTGGAAGCCGGACATGGCCTCGCCGAACGAGCGGCGCCCGGTGAAGACGTCGTCGAGCGCGCCGACGCACTGCTCGGCATCGCGGAACGCGTCGCTGATGCCCTGCGCGGTGACGGGGTCCTTGGTGTGTCCGGCGTCACCGACCAGAGCCCAGCCCGGACCGTAGGGCCTGCGGAAGAAGTTGGGGACGGCGCCGCCGAGGAACCGTTCCTGGCGGCTCGCGCCCCGCACCCGCTCACCGAACTCGGGCGCGAGATCGAGCGTAGCCAGGAAGTTGGTCTCGACGTCCGCCTTGTACGCCCGCGCCTCGGCGGTGGGCCAGCCGGCGACCACCACCGTCAGCGCGTCGTTGGTCGGAATCGCCGCCCAGCTGCGGCCGGGGCGGGTGTACGTCTGGAAACCCGAGACCGGCAGGCCGGCCCAGTACGAGTAGTAGCCGTACTGCAGGCGCGGCTTCTCCCGGTACACCGGGGCGCCGACGGCCTTGGCGACGTGCGAGCCGCGCCCGTCGGCCCCGATCACCACCCGGGCGTGCTCGACCATGCTCGCGCCGTCCGCGCCGTGGCCGCGGATCCCCACGGCTGCCCCGTCCTCGATCAGCACCTCATCCACGTTGAAGTGCTCGCGGACCTCGGCCCCCGCCTCGGCGGCCGCCTCCACCAGGATCGTGTCGAGCACTCTGCGCCGCGGTCCGTACCCGACCGACGTGCCATCGTGGGGCCGCGGGCTGCCGGTGAGGGTGAACGGCCCGAAGTCGAAGGAGTACGTCGTGACAGCCGGGCAGCCGGTCGCGGTCACGCGGTCGAGCAGGCCCCAGCGGTCCAGCGCGGCCACGCCCGGTGGATGGATCATGTGCGTCGACAGGGTGTCGCTGGGGAAGTCCGCCCGGTCGACGAGCAGCACCCGGTAGCCCTTGCGGGCCAGCAGCATCGCCGTCGGCGCTCCCGCGCAGCGGGCGCCCACGACGACGGCGTCGTATGTGGTGGACATGCCCGTCCTCCTCGTCTCGACCCGGTTCGTACGGCTGGTACGGCTGGTACGGCTGGTACGGCTACGAGCGTGCGGTGAGCGGCGTTCCATGAGCGTTCCTCCGGCGTTCCGTGCCCGGCCTCAGGCGTTGCCGGCCCCGCCCGACACACCCCCGGCCGAGAGCCGCTCCCGTACCCGTTCGGCTTCCGGGCGCCAGACGACGGCCGCGCCGCCCATCGTCAGGAGCCGTTCGGCGGCCCACTGGGCCTGGGCCGCGTCGCCGGCCGCCTCCGCGGCGGCCAGGAGGATCCGGTGGAGCGCGGCGCCCAGGCCGGGCGCGGGCTGCGCCCCTCCCATCCGTGCGATCGCCCGGCGGCAGCGACGTACGCCGCACACCGGGCGGCCGTCGAGCACGTCCACGTAGCCGGAGAGCGCCTCCGCGGGGAGTCGCGCCTGCGGCGCGGGATCGTCCAGGGCGGTCAGCTCGCGCAGGTGGGCCCGCAGGGCGTGCTCGTCGACCATGTCCACCGCGAGCAGGCAGGCGAAGATCAGGACGACCGTCTTGGTGAACACGTGAGCGGCCTCCGCCGCGAACGCCAGCGCTGCGTCGCGCGCCCGCACGGCTTCCGTGGGCCTGCCCAGGAACCACAGCGTGTTGGCCAGGCGACTCACGCACACGGCGCGCGGGTCCTGGCCGTAGCGCAGCAGGTGAAGCGCCCGCTGCTGGGGACGGTAGTGGCGGGCCGCGAGTTCGAAGTGCTCGCGCGCGGTCTCGAAGTGCGCTTGCCAGAACGCGGCGATGCCGAGGACGTAGGCACCCTCCACGACCAGGACGTCGTCCGCCGTCTCCCTTCCACGGTCGAGGAGTTGCTCGCCGTACCGCTGCGTGGCCGCGAAGTCCGCGGCGGTGGTGCTCGCCAGGGCCAACGAGCGCACCAACGGCGGTCCGGGCTCCGTGCCGAGCCGGGCGGCCAGGTCCAGGGCCCGGGCGTGGGCGGCCGCAATCCCGGCGGAGGCGTACCCCTCCAGTTGCCCCAGCGGCGCGGGCAGCGCGGTGAGCAACTCCAGTTCGAGCGCGTCGCGCTGAGCTGAAGCAGGCTGTTCGCGCAGGAGCCGCAGCATGCGGTCGAGCAGGCCCACGGCCTCGGTGTTGGCGTGCAGACGGCAGGCGGCGGCCGCGGCGCGCAGCGCCCACGGTACGGCGGTGAGGATGTCACCGGCGCGCTGGTAGTGGTCCGCGATCTGCCCGCACACCTCGTCAGGCGTGGCCTCGCCCGGTTGTGCGAGCGCCTCGGCCACGCGGCGGTGGTGCCGCCTGCGCAGGGCGGGACTGAGGACGGCGTACGCCACCTCGCGGATCTTCTCGTGGGTGAAGTCGTAGGCGTCGGCGCCCCGTTCGCGGACGAGCCGGCGACGCCACAGCTCGTCCAGCCCCGCGATCAGGGTGTGTTCGTCGACGCCGGCCGCCGCGCCCAGGACGTCCGCGGTGAACTCCCGTCCGACGGTCGCGGCCACGCCCAGCAACTCGCCCGCGCCGGAGGACAGTTGGGCCAGGCGGGCCTCGATGACGGCCTGCACCCGCGGGCTCAGCCCGCTCCGGGCCGGCCACCCGACCCGCAGGGCCTCGACCACGAAGAGCGGATTGCCCTCGGTGTCGGTGTGCAGGCGTGCGACGTCGACGTCGACCCCGGTGACGTGGCGGGCCAGTGCGGCGGTCTCGTCCCGGGACAGCGGGCCCAGTTCCACCTCAGCGCACCGCCCCAGCCCCTTCAGGCCGGCGAGCAGGTCGGCCAGCGGATGCCCTCGGTCCGTCTCCTCCGGCCGTGCCGTCGCCACCACCAGCAGACGGGCCACCGGCTCGCCGCGGATCAGATAGTGCAGCAGGCGCAGGGATTCCCGGTCGAACCGGTGCAGGTCGTCGGCCAGCAGCACGACCGGCTTACCGACGGCCTCCATGGCCTGTGCGACGGCCGCGAACAGGCGCTGCCGCTGCTCGTCCTCCGGTAGCGTCTCCGGTGGCTCCGGAGTGGCGACCTCGGGCAGCAGCCGGGCCAGCTCCCGCCGGAGTGCCGGTCCCAGCCGGTCCAGCGCGGTCCGCAGCGCCGGGGTGCGCAGCCAGGCGACGACGGGCGCGTATGCCAGCCCGCCCTCCGCCGCATGGGCCCGCGCGGTCGCCGTGACGGCCCCTTGGCGCGCCGCCCACGCAGCGAATTCCTCGGCGAGGCGGGTCTTGCCGATGCCGGGATCCCCCGTGAGCAGCACCAGCCCCGGCCGCCCGGCCTCCGCCGCACGCCACGCCTCGGTGAGCCGCCGCCGCTCCGTCAGTCGGCCCACCAGCCTGGTGGCGCCGTGACGCGGCGCCGCCGGGGCCGGGGCGGGCCCGTGAGCGCCGTGGGCGGACAGCAGCCCGGCATAGACGGCGCGGGTCTCCGCGGACGGCGCGACCCCGAGTTCGTGCTCCAGCACCGACTCGCATGCGTGGTACGTCCGCACCGCCCGGGCCCGGTCCCCGAGTGCCTCGTAGACCCGCATCAGCTCCCGCCACGCGAACTCGCGCACGGGATCCTCCCGCACGAGGCGCTCCAGCCAGTGAGCGGCCTCGTGGTGGTCGCCCGTCCGATGCAGCAGCACGCCCAGTTCCTCCAGGGTGTCCGCGAAGCGGGCGCGCAGGCGCTCCCGGTCCGCGACCGGCCACGCGTCGTCGCATTCGGCCAGCAGGTCACCCGTGTACGCGGCGACCGCCCGGGCCAGCGCCGCCACACGCTCCCCGGCGGGCAGGCGCCGCGCCCGCTCCAGTGCCGCCTCGAACTCGGCGACATCGAGCCGGCAGGCAACGTCGGCACGCCACGCCACCGTGCGGGCGGTCACCTCCAGTACCCGCTCGGCATCAGGCACCGCGCGGCGCAGCGTGTGCAGCAGATGGCGGAGGTTTGTGCGGGCCTGCGCCTCGGAGGACTCCGGCCACAGCAGCCCGGCCAGCCGCTGCCGCGGATGCGCCTCGCCCCGATGCAGCACCAGGTAGGCCAGCAGCGACTCGGAACGCGCGGAATCCAGCCGCCATGCGGCTCCCCCGGCCGGGCAGATCCGAAACCGGCCCAGCATACGCACCGACAGCGTGTCCTCCCGCACACCAGCAGTGTCCCGCGCAATCGCCGGCGGTTCCTCCCGGACTTGCCCCCCCACGCGGAAGGCATCACCGGCCGATCACGGTGGGCAAGGATCGAACAGCGCGGCCAGGGATGGAGATGCCACCGGACGGTTGATTCATGGTGCCCAGCCAGGGCCTGGCGCGCCGATGGCCATGCTCGTTCCCCGCGCCGTCGGCATGATGGGAATGGCCAGGAGCGGGGATCAGAGGAGCGAGGGCTCCATGCCCGCTCGGAGGGCTGCCGGAGGCGCGCATGCTGTCGATCTCAACGCCTGTCTGCGAACTGCTCGGTATCGAGGTTCCCATCGTCTGCGCCGCTTTCGGCCCCTGGGAGGAGGTGGGGCTCGCGGCAGCGGTGTGTGAGGCCGGAGGTTTGGGGAGTCTTGGCACGGCCGTCCGGACCCTGCCCGAGCTCAGGGAGCAATGGGCCGCCTTGCGCGGGCTGACCGACCGCCCCTTTGCGATCAACCACACCACCCGGCCGTTCGACGAGGAGACGTTCCAGGCCACACTCGAGGAGCGCCCCGCGGCCATCTCGTTCCACCTCGCGGTTCCCCCCGACCTGATCGCCCGGGCTCATGATGCGGGCATTCTGTGGATCCAGCAGGTCTGCGACGCCCGCCAGGCGGCTGCCGCGCTGGAGGCGGGCGCCGACGTTCTTGTCGCTCAGGGTGGCGAGGCAGGAGGACACAGCGGTGACGTGGGCACGATGGTGCTCGTGCCACAGATCGTCGACATGGCGGGCGAGACCCCTGTCGTCGCCGCCGGCGGCATCGCCGACGGACGAGGCATGGCAGCGGCGCTGGCACTGGGCGCGCAGGGCGTGCTGATGGGCACGCGCTTCCTCGCGTCCACGGAGATGAGCGTGTCCGACGAGTGGAAGCAGCGGATTGTCGGTGCGGACGCCGTCGACGCCGTGAAGGCACTCAACAGTGAACGAATCCTGCCGCCGTTCAACCGGCCCGGCAGCTTCGGGGTGCCGCGGTCCCTGCGTACGCCACTGGTGGACGTTCTGCGTGAACATCCCGAACAGGTCGACCCGGCAGAGACCGTGCCCCGGGTGACGGAGGCCGTTCTCGGCGGGCGCGGCGACGAGTACCTGCCTTTCACCGGACAGTCGACGGCACTCGTCCACGACATCCTGCCGGCGCGCGAGATCATCCGCAGGACCGTACGCGAGGCGGAGGCGGCCCTGGAACGGGCAGCCGACGCCGCTCGTCCATGACGCCGACTACGGGGCCCTGCCGGGGTCAGTCGCGGTAGCGGGATCGGGTGTCGGCCGGGCTGTTGACTGCACGCGACCGCGCATGCTCGGCTTGTGATCGCGGCGCGCTGCCACACCCGGGGCCAGAGCCTCCTGCGTGGTCGTCCCACACGGCGCCCGCGCTGCCGATCCGGGCGCACCGTCCCGCCCCCACCCGGCTACCGGCACCTCAAGAGGGAGGCAGATCAGGGTGGTTGAGCACATAGTCGTCATCGGCGCCGGCGTCTACGGCGCGGCGGTGACCGCCTCGCTGACGCGGCGAGGTGCCCGTGTCACGGTCGTGGACGCCGGTGCGCCCGGGAGCGGCACCTCCGGTGCGACGTTCTCGTGGACCAACTCCTGCGGCAAGCAGCCACGGCCCTACCACGATCTCAATGTCGCCGGCATGCAAGCCCACCGGCAGCTGGCGGCCGAAGTACCCCACAGTGACTGGTACCACGAGGGCGGCAACCTGGAGTGGGCCGCCGACGACGCCGAGCACGAGGAGCTGCGCAAGAAGGTCGCCGGCGTCCTGGACTACGGATACGAGGCTCGTTGGCTCAGCCGGGCGGAGGCGCTGCACCTCGAACCGGACATCGACCCC
The nucleotide sequence above comes from Streptomyces sp. NL15-2K. Encoded proteins:
- a CDS encoding rhomboid family intramembrane serine protease, with the protein product MAYESHYGPGSRYGPHGVARPTPAPRRERAKDAVVVIAGWVALLWALEVIDAISGHSLDTFGITPREAGELRDIVPAAFMHFGFDHLAANSVPLLVLGFLAALSGIRRFLAVVAVIIVASGLGVWLTAPEHSATAGASGVVFGLFGYLLIRGFVDRRAGDVLVGLLVGAVYGSILWGVLPTTAGVSWQGHLFGLIGGVAAAFAFRRPRGV
- a CDS encoding SDR family oxidoreductase; translation: MNAAMNAPMKTVLVTGATGNVGRTVVAALRARRTPVRALVRDEAKARRLLGADVDLAHGDFADPVSLRCALRGVDAVFLTSADGPDKVAHENAVIDAASTAWIKRIVKLSSPHVEIGSEPAFWDWHARIEQHLHTSGVPSVRLRSNYLMSNLLAAADAVAGTGQLFAPAGDARIAMIDPADIGATAAVLLTEDGHDGRTYELTGPAALSYHDIAAELSAVTGRKISYVDIPDDTARAVLAASGAPDWLVTNLVTMFGKLRNGAGAHITDTVRELTGCQPRPLGQWLHNHAQAFTTSRPHPAKA
- a CDS encoding FAD-binding protein yields the protein MKERTAYQQLRITFRGALLRPGEEGYDQARRVWNGAIDRRPALIARCAGADDVVTAVRYARENGLVISVRGGGHAVAGHAVCDDGIVIDLSLMKAITVDPAARTARAAGGVLWSELDRAGQAHGLATTGGIVSHTGIGGLTLGGGLGHLMRRHGLTVDNLHAVDLVTADGERLHVDDDSDAELMWGLRGGGGNFGIATALEYRLHPVGPLVLGGPVIWPIDQAGDVLRHIRDVAPGAPDELGITIGSRLAPPMPFLPPEAYGTPVMMLLLVWCGEIAAGLRAVEPVRRLGTPLADVVRPVPYLAIQSMLDGGAPHGMHYYWKSHRLPALSDDVIDVIVSGVADITSPFSQMSGWCMGGEAGRVAPDATAVGARGTGFELNVVAAWPPPAGPADRHRAWVREQWEKLRPHSEGVYANFLSDETPAETRAAYGPRLARLTALKDRHDPENAFRLNDNIPPSGRPSSPSGGPSRPSAKEQR
- a CDS encoding NAD(P)/FAD-dependent oxidoreductase; this translates as MSTTYDAVVVGARCAGAPTAMLLARKGYRVLLVDRADFPSDTLSTHMIHPPGVAALDRWGLLDRVTATGCPAVTTYSFDFGPFTLTGSPRPHDGTSVGYGPRRRVLDTILVEAAAEAGAEVREHFNVDEVLIEDGAAVGIRGHGADGASMVEHARVVIGADGRGSHVAKAVGAPVYREKPRLQYGYYSYWAGLPVSGFQTYTRPGRSWAAIPTNDALTVVVAGWPTAEARAYKADVETNFLATLDLAPEFGERVRGASRQERFLGGAVPNFFRRPYGPGWALVGDAGHTKDPVTAQGISDAFRDAEQCVGALDDVFTGRRSFGEAMSGFQAARDAQVSEMYEFTTQLAVLAPPPEETARLLASAHGDRDAMDRFASVIAGTMPPHSFFAPDNAARLIGAVAESGVPVGAGAPSS
- a CDS encoding AAA family ATPase, with protein sequence MREDTLSVRMLGRFRICPAGGAAWRLDSARSESLLAYLVLHRGEAHPRQRLAGLLWPESSEAQARTNLRHLLHTLRRAVPDAERVLEVTARTVAWRADVACRLDVAEFEAALERARRLPAGERVAALARAVAAYTGDLLAECDDAWPVADRERLRARFADTLEELGVLLHRTGDHHEAAHWLERLVREDPVREFAWRELMRVYEALGDRARAVRTYHACESVLEHELGVAPSAETRAVYAGLLSAHGAHGPAPAPAAPRHGATRLVGRLTERRRLTEAWRAAEAGRPGLVLLTGDPGIGKTRLAEEFAAWAARQGAVTATARAHAAEGGLAYAPVVAWLRTPALRTALDRLGPALRRELARLLPEVATPEPPETLPEDEQRQRLFAAVAQAMEAVGKPVVLLADDLHRFDRESLRLLHYLIRGEPVARLLVVATARPEETDRGHPLADLLAGLKGLGRCAEVELGPLSRDETAALARHVTGVDVDVARLHTDTEGNPLFVVEALRVGWPARSGLSPRVQAVIEARLAQLSSGAGELLGVAATVGREFTADVLGAAAGVDEHTLIAGLDELWRRRLVRERGADAYDFTHEKIREVAYAVLSPALRRRHHRRVAEALAQPGEATPDEVCGQIADHYQRAGDILTAVPWALRAAAAACRLHANTEAVGLLDRMLRLLREQPASAQRDALELELLTALPAPLGQLEGYASAGIAAAHARALDLAARLGTEPGPPLVRSLALASTTAADFAATQRYGEQLLDRGRETADDVLVVEGAYVLGIAAFWQAHFETAREHFELAARHYRPQQRALHLLRYGQDPRAVCVSRLANTLWFLGRPTEAVRARDAALAFAAEAAHVFTKTVVLIFACLLAVDMVDEHALRAHLRELTALDDPAPQARLPAEALSGYVDVLDGRPVCGVRRCRRAIARMGGAQPAPGLGAALHRILLAAAEAAGDAAQAQWAAERLLTMGGAAVVWRPEAERVRERLSAGGVSGGAGNA
- a CDS encoding nitronate monooxygenase — encoded protein: MLSISTPVCELLGIEVPIVCAAFGPWEEVGLAAAVCEAGGLGSLGTAVRTLPELREQWAALRGLTDRPFAINHTTRPFDEETFQATLEERPAAISFHLAVPPDLIARAHDAGILWIQQVCDARQAAAALEAGADVLVAQGGEAGGHSGDVGTMVLVPQIVDMAGETPVVAAGGIADGRGMAAALALGAQGVLMGTRFLASTEMSVSDEWKQRIVGADAVDAVKALNSERILPPFNRPGSFGVPRSLRTPLVDVLREHPEQVDPAETVPRVTEAVLGGRGDEYLPFTGQSTALVHDILPAREIIRRTVREAEAALERAADAARP